The Podospora bellae-mahoneyi strain CBS 112042 chromosome 7, whole genome shotgun sequence genomic sequence CGGTCTCCTTTTCTCTTACCTCGACGACATCTGCTCTCTACATCCTACCACATCTCTTTGCGACCGAGACCCTCGCGTCGCTTTCCGAACCTCCCGATTTTTTCGAGAACAATACCAAAAAcgaaaaaaccaaaaaaaaaacaagaactACAAACCATGCTCCGATCTTTGTTGCCGTTGGGCGTGGCCCTTCTCGGCGCAACCAGCGTTTTGGCTGTCGATCCTCCATCCTGCAGTCTGGACAAGAAGTGCCCCGAGGAAGCACCCTGCTGCTCTCGTAAGTCAAAACATCCCAAGCTGTGCGCCTAGTTTGAAGCTTTTTTGGTTCCTGGTTGGCGGCCCGCTCCGCCTGTTCGTTTTGTTTGTTCAGCGTTGGGGACGGCGCTGTCAGGGTTCCCAAGGTTTCACTGCCGCAGCCTAGATCCAGCCCAAGCGTGACAAAGGCACTGACGTCGGAAACTTGCATCGCAGAATACAACCAATGCGGCGTTGGCGCATTCTGTCTCGGCGGCTGCGACCCCCGCATGTCCTTCTCCCTCGACTCCTGCGTCCCTGCGCCAGTATGCAAGGACAAAACCTACAAGATGGACTCGCTCGACCGGTACAAGCACATCAGCGAATACCTTGGCGACTCTAGCAAGGTGGACTGGGTTGGCCAAGGAGAGCCCCTCTTGTACAACGGCCATACCCTGTTGACCATGCCTCCCAAGTCGGTCGGCACTGTGCTGGCCACCACGACCTACATGTGGTATGGCAATGTCAAGGCCAGGATCAAGAGCTCTCGGGGCGCTGGTGTTGTTACCGCCTTCATCCTGTTTGGTGATGTCAAGGACGAAATTGACTTTGAGTGGGTTGGTGTCGATCTGAACACGGTTCAGACCAACTACTACTTCCAGGGTATTACAGATTGTGAGTGCATACTCTCTGGAGTCCAAACCTTTTGCCCAGTAGAGACTAACCATactccccccacccccccctttatTTAGACGGCAATACCGGTAACTTGACTGTGGATGATTCGTACAACAAATTCCACGACTATGAGATCCAATGGACCCCAGACGAAATTCGGTGGCTTGTCGATGGAAAGGTTGGCCGTGTCAAGAAGAGATCCGAGACTTGGAACGCCAAGACTCAGCAGTGGAATTTCCCCCAGACGCCATCCCGTGTTCAGATCTCCATCTGGCCCGGTGGTCTCGAGACCAACGCCAAGGGCACCATTGATTGGGCTGGTGGAAAGATCGACTGGAACTCGGATGAGATCAAGAAGTATGGCTACTACTTTGCCACCTTCGGAGAGATCAAGGTCGAGTGCTGGAAGACGGACAAGGCCCCGGGCACCAACAAGGGTGTCTCTTACTACTACAATGACATCAAGGctaccaacaacaccgtcGTCGACAGCAACAAGCCTACCATTCTCAAGAGCTTCCTCGGCACGGGGACAAACATGAACAAGGGTGAAACCACTCAGTCCGGCAGCGCCTCCCAGACTTCCGCTATTCACGCTATTcctggcggtggtgttgtcgggTCCGGAAACGCCCCCGGCGTTAACAATGGCGGCTCCAGCTCTGGCGGTCCCGACTCGGGCTCCAActccggtggtggtgctgctgccaaccCTAGCTGCAGCTCCGATGGCTTTGTGCAAAACTGCGGTCAGGCTGCCACTGACGGTGACAGCAatggcaacaacagcaacaatggCGTTCGCGGAGCCGAAAGGCTGGGCGCCAGCGCCTTTGCTGTCATCATTGGTATTGCCggtctcctcttcctttgaAAAAACAGCAACCGGAGTCTTCTCACCATTTTCTCTCGCATGTTCGGCGAAAAGTGAGCGCTTATatgatgttttgttttgacTCTTCTCCCCACGCGCGGCTGCTGACCACAACTTAATATTTTGCTACACCTTCTTTGTGTTTACTTGATACCATGCCGGTATATATACggctttttattttttttttttggcttcaTTTTATGCAGCATCACGCTCGGGAGTTTAGCGGCATTTCATCGGCGGCTTGTGATAATTACTTGTCAAGATTTGGTACTTCTCTGTTTCGTATGTATACCTCacacaagcaagcaagcaagcaagcaagcaagcaagcaatgGTATTGTAtgagaggagaggttggattTTTAGGAGGCGGCATGTCATTTTGGATGCTGTTATGTCTTGTTGGGTGTATATACACTGGTGTTCTATAGGAGTAAAAGTTGAGTGAGAATTGAGAGTATGTGAACTGAGATTTTTGTCTGCGGCTTTTGACTGATAAGCTCGTGACTATACTACGTGTCTGGTACAGGCTCCTGATGTTGTTTTCATCGAACTCGACAGTGATTTGGCACACGAACTATTACACCTGTTTGTCCTTCTGTCCCCCAACAGCCCGAATACTCTCCGCGGCTCTCAGATACCCCCTTTCCCGATGCAGCCTCTCCAAATACTCGCCCACCCGCGGGTACTCGTGTCCCACAGTGTTATCTTGCCCGCCTTGCCATCACCGGCAGAGACCATCACCTTGCCCACCCCGTCCCTGGCAGTGGCCAAGTTGAAGCTAAGCAGGATATCCACCGCGGTCAGGAACCCCCCCGCAGAGATACCTCTCACCTTCatcgccagcagcagaaggGGAGTGGCGAGCATTCCTTCCAAAAAGGCGAGATGCTTCTCCGCAGTGGGGCACGACAAACGCCTTGTAGATCTTGTCGGCGACGAACCCGGTGATGGGgcggaggaagaaggggattTTGTTGCTGCCAAAGACTGTCTTGCTTTCCCCGTCAGCATCTCAAAGAGAAAATGGATGGTTGGTTGGTAGGTGAAAAACATACCGGCCAAGATCACCCCGACCACCAACGTCAGCGCGAAGCTCCCCTCTGCATAGTGAAGCAGATGTTGgtacctcttccccccccttctctaTCTCCTCTCCTAtctttccttccctcccctcaacccaTCTCATCGGGATCAATGTTTTTCTTCCacttttgggggggaagTGATCGCAGAGATACTCAACGATGAAGCCGCTCTCTGCCAGGACGACAGGTTCCCGGTGCGGTAACGAGATTGTCAGGATGGGTGATGTCCCTAGGGGGTAGACCTTTTCCAGCTCGCCGGGGGCGAGGCCGCTGGGGGTGCGGTGGAAGGGTCTGACGGTGTAGGTTAGGTCGAGCTCCTCGAGGAGCCAGACGACGCGCTGGGCTCGGTAGTCGTTGAGCCTacctggggggaggggggggtggtgtttaaGTTGTGTAGGTgatgagggttagggttatttAGGGATCGTTGACAAGGGGATGTCAGGGGATATCAACAGGAACAAAACATCTCAACACGTGGTGAGCGCGATAGCCTCAAGCAAGCTCGCCACGCCACGTGGGTTCAACAACGGCTTTGGGACCAGATGCGCGGGAAATGGGCTGCGGTAGTGCCCGTGAGAAATGCATGATACCCAAGACTAGTTTAGACATACCAGTAGAGCGTTATCTTTGGTTTATTGGACGGCGATAATGTGCTCGTAGATTGGGGTGGGTCTTGGGGATTTGGTGATGTCATGTTTGTATGAAGACACAACCGTTGCTCCGACCAATCTGTGCCTCCACGTGAAGCGTTGTctggttgggagggtggttatCGGTTTCCGATGGTGTTGAGACTGCGCTGGCCGCCAAGAGAAAGAGCGAAGAGGCTAACAGTTTAGACTTGTTTGAGGAACGGTCTTGGTGTCGGGCAGTTTATCCGCTTGGTGTTCTTGTTACATGATGGTATTTTTCAAGCAAGGCTCCATGGGACAAAGACGGATCAACACCCGTGTGGCTCTCCACACCAGAAGCGTCCCGACCTGGCGCGGCTGAAATTATTGGTCTGGACGGTTTAGTGGTCTTTTGACACCGCCGGCCGGCTCTTTGGCCCGTGGTTGTAGCGTAGCTGACGCCACGTCTACCAGGTACACTATGTAATCGCTTTCTCGTGATTCGGACCGTATTGAGACGCCAATACTAACGGCGCATTTTCTGGTCGAACGGAAGCAACATGAACGTTCGAGGGTTAGGcgaccctaaccctccacTTGCCAACTTTTAAGCTGGCACAACATCCAACGTCGCGCACTGCTGGGTGAACCCGGTCGACGATTTGGGCAGCATGACCTGAGCGGGCGAAATTGGTGTTGTATTTGGGCATCCTCTCAAGGTCTTGAAGATCGAAAGGCCAGCGTGATGGACCGCGTGATGATGGGCGAGGCCCTGCGAAGACATGCAACCCTCCGTTTACGGTGCTGTGGGAATCAGCTAGCGAGTCTAGGCGGCGGGGGTACCTGAGGGTTGCTTGATAGGGCTGGACCAATCAAGCCAACCGGTGTTCCAGCGCAGCGTCCAGCGGGGGGGGCCGTTGTGGGTACCGATCGATGCGCCCGGGTCCAGGTCCGCGATCCGCCTGCGCCGCTGAGTTGCATCCATCGCCCAGACCTCTGGAGCTCTGGCTGGCCTGCCTACTGCCCGCCCTCAAGGTACCGTTCCCGAGCGAGGGGGAAGCTgtcggagctggaggaggaggtataACTGGCGGGGGGCTCCTCCTCTGGTCTTGCCTGTGCCTCTCTTTTCTGCTGTTCTTATGATTCAACATCTCTCCCAGCTGGCGGGCTGCACACACACATTCGTTCTTGTTTACTCTAGCTTCGTCGCCACCTCAAGTCAACAAACCCCTGACCCTTGAGAGTGTCAGCTGTTCAATCACACCCAAACAACACACCCAACCACCATAGAGTCAACAACATGACTGCAAAACACAGCAACCGACCCAAAAcaaacctcctcaccacaccCGGTGAAATCCGCAACCAGATCTActcctacctcct encodes the following:
- the GTT1 gene encoding bifunctional glutathione transferase/peroxidase (COG:O; EggNog:ENOG503NX0U) — encoded protein: MTSPNPQDPPQSTSTLSPSNKPKITLYWLNDYRAQRVVWLLEELDLTYTVRPFHRTPSGLAPGELEKVYPLGTSPILTISLPHREPHLLHYAEGSFALTLVVGVILADSLWQQQNPLLPPPHHRVRRRQDLQGVCRAPLRRSISPFWKECSPLPFCCWR
- the UTR2 gene encoding putative glycosidase CRH2 (CAZy:GH16; COG:G; EggNog:ENOG503NUVW) yields the protein MLRSLLPLGVALLGATSVLAVDPPSCSLDKKCPEEAPCCSQYNQCGVGAFCLGGCDPRMSFSLDSCVPAPVCKDKTYKMDSLDRYKHISEYLGDSSKVDWVGQGEPLLYNGHTLLTMPPKSVGTVLATTTYMWYGNVKARIKSSRGAGVVTAFILFGDVKDEIDFEWVGVDLNTVQTNYYFQGITDYGNTGNLTVDDSYNKFHDYEIQWTPDEIRWLVDGKVGRVKKRSETWNAKTQQWNFPQTPSRVQISIWPGGLETNAKGTIDWAGGKIDWNSDEIKKYGYYFATFGEIKVECWKTDKAPGTNKGVSYYYNDIKATNNTVVDSNKPTILKSFLGTGTNMNKGETTQSGSASQTSAIHAIPGGGVVGSGNAPGVNNGGSSSGGPDSGSNSGGGAAANPSCSSDGFVQNCGQAATDGDSNGNNSNNGVRGAERLGASAFAVIIGIAGLLFL